The Populus alba chromosome 6, ASM523922v2, whole genome shotgun sequence genomic interval AATGGCTACAAGCACTAAGCAAGCCTATGAAGGTTATATCGTCAGGCCTTGTATGGTTCTTTCTCATCTTGTTGAATATATTGAGAGCAGCATGGCCATGGCCGTGAAGTGCAAGCCCGGAAATCAATGCATTCCAACAGTAAATATCCTTAACTTGCGACTTATAGAAAACCTGTAAACCTTGCTGCATGCTTCCACATTTGGCATACATATCGATCAAAGCTGTTGTTACATGGGGACTTGATGCAAGTCCGTTCTCAATGGCATATATGTGTACTTCGGTTCCTTTTTTCAGCGATCCCGAATGGGCACATGCAGATAAAACACCAGTCACTGTAAGATAATCAGGCAAGCAATTTGTAGTCttcatttcatcaaacaaatcAAGAACCTCACCATAAAGTTCATTTTGTAGAAACCCTTTTACCATTGTATTCCATGTGATGATGTTCTTCGCTGGCATTTCCCTAAACAAATCGCAAGCTCTTTCCATATCTTCACCTTGGATATATGCTGATATCATTGAGTTCCAAGAGACTATATCTTTCTCTGCCATGTTATCAAAGATACTTCTCGCAGACAGTGTCTTTCCAATGCTTGAGTACCCAGAAATCATGATATTGAAAGATGAGAGGTCCTTTAAAGGCATGGAATTGAACACTTTGAGTGCATCATCCATCTGATCAGTAGAAGCATAGGCATCTAAAATGGAATTCCAAGCAACCACATCTTTGACAGGCATCTTCTCAAACACTTTACAAGCATCAGCAACGCAACGATGAGACCTGTACATGTTCAGCAGAGCAGTTTGGACAAAAACATGGCTGGAGAAACCTGCTTTTATTGTCTGGCCATGGAGGGCTAGCCCAATACAAGGACTGGACCAACTCCCGGCTGCTTTGAGTAAAATAGGGAAAGTGAAGTTATCAGCATGAAGGCCAATTTCTTGCACATTGACATACGTTACCATGGCTTGAACTGCATCACCATTGAGCACGTGTTTCTTGATTATCTCATTCCATTGTCGCATTTCAGGGGACGGCAAGACGCAATTGTAGGCCAAGCCTGCCATTTTTAATTGACAAAACAATCTACCGCGGTTCCAAGGTTTTGCTTCTCCAGTCTCCTATAACCTGTTCACTGCTCCTTTCACTCACTCCTTTCAATCTAACTGATAGATTTTGCAAGGAGAAGGGCCAGACAGGCAACTTGTGTGGCAAAAAATTGTGGACCAAAAGATTCTCAAAGGATAAGGTGAACATTCATTTAAGCTAcaagacaggaaaaaaaacatcatttatgaAGAAAATTGGGCCCCTTAAATGGGCAAGTATCAAAATTTTCAACTGTGGTACATGACTTGAAATCTAATGTAAGAAACTGGAAAATGTGGAAGTCTTTTTGTGATCTCGAATGTCCCGGGGGAGACTTATTGGGCACTCGAGAAATACAAACGTTTTATGCTTCTAACATAACAAGCAAATATCATGAGAAAACCATGGAAAATGTAcaactcaattaaattatatgttgtTCTTCCTGGTCTGCTTCTGATATGCGGTAATCTTTAATATCGAGAAAGTTTCAGTGAATTTTGGAAAGCAAACAGGCAGAATGGTTTGGT includes:
- the LOC118050183 gene encoding pentatricopeptide repeat-containing protein At3g29230 isoform X2 translates to MAGLAYNCVLPSPEMRQWNEIIKKHVLNGDAVQAMVTYVNVQEIGLHADNFTFPILLKAAGSWSSPCIGLALHGQTIKAGFSSHVFVQTALLNMYRSHRCVADACKVFEKMPVKDVVAWNSILDAYASTDQMDDALKVFNSMPLKDLSSFNIMISGYSSIGKTLSARSIFDNMAEKDIVSWNSMISAYIQGEDMERACDLFREMPAKNIITWNTMVKGFLQNELYGTEVHIYAIENGLASSPHVTTALIDMYAKCGSMQQGLQVFYKSQVKDIYCWNALISGLALHGHGHAALNIFNKMRKNHTRPDDITFIGLLSACSHSGLVQEGSQLFYSMQKEFGISPKIEHYGCMVDLLSRARHLDCALQLIKTMPFKPGEAILGALLSACIVHQDLEVGERVVKLISSRGNYLSDGELMMFSNLYASCGQWEEASKWREMMNDTGIVKTAGFSVVEVNGKFHKFLAG
- the LOC118050183 gene encoding pentatricopeptide repeat-containing protein At3g29230 isoform X1, with the translated sequence MAGLAYNCVLPSPEMRQWNEIIKKHVLNGDAVQAMVTYVNVQEIGLHADNFTFPILLKAAGSWSSPCIGLALHGQTIKAGFSSHVFVQTALLNMYRSHRCVADACKVFEKMPVKDVVAWNSILDAYASTDQMDDALKVFNSMPLKDLSSFNIMISGYSSIGKTLSARSIFDNMAEKDIVSWNSMISAYIQGEDMERACDLFREMPAKNIITWNTMVKGFLQNELYGEVLDLFDEMKTTNCLPDYLTVTGVLSACAHSGSLKKGTEVHIYAIENGLASSPHVTTALIDMYAKCGSMQQGLQVFYKSQVKDIYCWNALISGLALHGHGHAALNIFNKMRKNHTRPDDITFIGLLSACSHSGLVQEGSQLFYSMQKEFGISPKIEHYGCMVDLLSRARHLDCALQLIKTMPFKPGEAILGALLSACIVHQDLEVGERVVKLISSRGNYLSDGELMMFSNLYASCGQWEEASKWREMMNDTGIVKTAGFSVVEVNGKFHKFLAG